Sequence from the Theropithecus gelada isolate Dixy chromosome 20, Tgel_1.0, whole genome shotgun sequence genome:
GATAGGAGCTGGAAGAGGATATAGGGTCAAGGTGGAGGTTTCTTCCTGAGAGGACAGGCCAGGGGTGTTTGGAGGAAAAAGCTAGTAGAGAAGTTAAAGGCATAGTAGAGGAGGTGAGCGATAGAGCAGGATCCTGGAACAGCAAGGGGATGGTAAGCAGAGGTGGAGAGCTGGGCGGCGAGTAGTGGGCTGAGAGCTTCTTCCACGTGTACAGATGGGCGTTAGCGaactccctccccactcctgacTGCCTGACTCTTCTCAGTGAATGCCTCCTATGCTAAGAGGTATCACAGAACATTTCAGGAGGTGTTAGAAACTTGGACTAGTAGAACCAGGCAATGGGAGAAGGCACTGAGAGATGCTGATTGCTGAGCAGTGCCGAGAGCCAGTTGGGGTCATCTTTCTTCAGCTGGCTCATTGGCTGCGCTGGAGGAACAAGTATTGATTCACAACTGATCCATGTCAGTATCTGGCAGGTGAAACGAAAGACCAGATTTTACAACAGCATTGGGGGCTAAGGTCAGAGAGTGCTTGATTGATTAAGTGATGAACCAATGACAGTAGTGAGGATGCTATCACAGCATATCAAAATAGGAAactaaggccgggcgtggtggctcacgcctgtaatcccagcactttgggaagaggAGGGTGGCAGACTACTTGAGgtcaggcctggccaacatggcaaaaccccatctctacaaaaaattagccaggcatggtggcgggcgcctgtaatcccagctactccggaggctgaggcagaagaattgcttgaatctggggggcagaggttgcagtgagctgagattgcgccactgcatccagcctgggcgacagagtcagatttcatctcaaaaaaaaaaaacaaaacagtaaactGTTAAGCCTAACATCCTTTGACTGTCTTGATTAAAACCATGAACACAGCAAGTCACAAACTACTGTAAGATTTGATTAGAAGAGTTGGCAGGGAAGAAGTTTATTGACACTAACACAAGTGCTTTTTCGAATACAAAACTCAGTTGGCACTGGAAAGATGAGGGCGAAAACTgaagaatatttacaaatatgttaTAATGGTGagcatgcacatacatacaaaaGAGCACTAGTCAGGTTGGTTAAGGTCTGTGTAAGTTATTTACTGACTTTGCATTTTGTCTTCATGAAATTGAGTTTCTGGCAGGTGTGTTTGCTATGATAATTTGTCGCTTAAATGGAGATTATCTTAATAGAATGTAGTACTTAACCTCAAAGATAGGATTACTACAAAGCctgttttttcatgtttgttgtgaGAAACTGAATTTCCCACATGTTATAGAAAACTGCACTTGTCAGATGTTTAAGAATTGGGTTTATCCATCTAGGTTATAATAATCATCACAGTGCCCATGTGTATAGTTTGCCAATGTTGACCTTGacctcactgaattttttttttttttttttttcagatggagtctcactctgtcgcccaggctggagtccagtggcacaatttcaggtcgctgcaacctccgcctctcaggttcaagcgattcttctgcctcagcctctcgagtagctgggattacccaccaccacgcccgacttattttttgttatttttagtagagacacggtttcaccatgttggccaggctggtctccaactcctgacctcaggtgatccacccgcctcggcctcccaaagtgctgggattacaggcgtgagccaccatgcctgacctcattCTGTAACTCTATCATTTTATAAGTGGCATCAATTCACTTGCTTTTCAGAGAACACCAAAACCCTTTGTCTTTGCTTTCTCTCTAGAGGCCTATTTGACCAAAATAAACTCAATGTGTAAATCACAACACAAGGCATGTTTCTTTGTCAAcaataatgaacatttattgactattttttaaatgccaggcactgtgctaagcaccttttcatacatTCTTACCTggtcctcacaacagccctgtgaggtaggtacaaCAATTATCtgtcttttacagatgaggctgAGTAACTTTTCCAACAATCCTCTAGTAAACTGtatcataaggcactgtttggcTTGGAGAAGTGAAAGCTCTGGGCGAAAGACAGCCATAATAACTACTGTCAAATATCTGAGTAGACTCTTTGAGGTGGAGTGATTAGCTCCCTGAATCATAGCACCAAGAGGTAAGGACCTAGGGGTGAAAGTGACAAAGAGAACATCCAAAATGAAAGGGATTTTTCCAGCACGATGTAAGGTTGGAGAAGGAATTTAAGCACTGGATGGGGTTGAAATAGACAACTTTTGAGGGCATCTATCAACTGAGTCTActattctcttccttctctgtatTCTCCACTTCTTTCAAGTCATCACATATACTGgtacattcattctttttttccattcaataaacatttactgatcTGCGCTATCCAATACAGTAGCTACTATCcaaatgtggctatttaaatttattaaaattaagttcgggctaggcccggtggctcacgcctgcaatcctagcactttgggaggctgaggcgggtagatcacctgaggtcaggagttcgagaccagcctggccaaaatggtgaaaccccttctctataaaaataaaaaaattagctgggcatgatggtggctgcctgtaaccccagctactcaggaggctgaggcgggagaatcgcttgaacccgggaggtggaggctgcagtgaacccagacagcaccactgcactccagcctgggcaacagtgcaacactttcaaaaaaataaaataaaataaataaataaattaggtcCAACGagaaattcagttcctcagttgcactaaccacatttcaaatgttaaataaccactttttttttctttttttttgagacggagtctcgctctgtcacccaggctggagtgcagtggcgcgatctcggctcactgcaacctccacctccctggttcaagcgattcccctgcctcagcctcccaaatagctgggattacaggcgcacaccaccacgcccggataattttttttttttttgtatttttagtagagacggggtttcaccgcgccGTTTCAGGCAGCTTAGGTAGTGATGGTGGCCACACGAATTAAAAATCTGAGTGTTTGAACTTGAGGAGCTTATGGTCtagtggagggaaaaaaaaaaaaaccaccaccagcCAACATTATTCATTAAGAACTAGCGCTTACGCAGCTCCTTCTGTAAATCGagcagtttttgtttcttttcccaaTAAGCCTTTTGCACTCCTAAAATCACGCTGTTCACTAAGCACTTTTTGTGACTATCTGGTTCCATCTTCCTAACACCATCGAAATAGGTGTCATTATTATGCCCACTTTGCAGACAGGGTaacaagttaaataatttgcccaaccTGAGTAACGAATACTGAGAAGGGCCACAAAGGAAGATGTGCTCAACTCCGTTTGGGGACGTTAAGGAAGGTTTGAAGCAAGAAGGGACTAAAACTTACCGTTTGTCCACACCATGGTTACTGAATGTGTGGGCCGCCGACTACCTACGTTAGGATTACCTGGggtgctcttttttaaaaagtgcagatTCCCTGCATCCCAAGTTGAAGCTCTGTGGGCGGGGCCTGGGAGCCTACGTTTTTAACAAGATCCCCGCTCCTGCCCCAGCAATTCTTTTCTGTTCACTAAAcgaagtttaagaaccactggtcCACACCGCATGGTTCTCTTTATTCAGCTTTCCCTCTCCGTTCCCTTGCCTTTGACCTCACTACCGATGGCGATTGGAGGCCGCGCTACGTAACCGCGGGCTAgcctctccgagcctcagtttccccgtgTGTAAAATGAGGAGCCCGGGCCCGCGGAGCGACTGCCCGGCGGCCCCGCCCGTCAGCCGCCAGGCGCACAGTGGGCGCTCCTCAAACGCGGCCCCTACCCGGCCGCCCGGGTCCCGCCCCTCTCGGCCAGCCCGGGCTGCCTACCGTCGCAGATCTGCTCCCACAGATTCTTGCTTGACGGCTCGGCGACCTGCCACGGCGAGACAGGCAGCTCGCGGGAACCGAGAGACACGGTGGGCACCGGCGTCCGGGTGAACGACGAGTTTGTAGAGCAGCTGGGCTTACGGGGCACTGTGTGGCTGGGGACTTGCCGCGGTGCAGCCATGGCCGCGGTTTCCACGGTAACCGCGTTAGCCGGGAGGCCGCGACCCGGAAGAAACCGGAACCCGAGAGGGTGGGCCGGCGACTCGAAGTGGACTTCCGGGTCGCGGCGGAGCGGGCTCTCACATGGAGGCGGGGAAATTTCGCCCACCGGTGAGTGCCAGGATGCGTTGCAGGCGGGCCGGCGCGGGGTCTGGAGATTGCACCAGAGGAAGTGCGCGGCGGAGAAGTCGGGGAAATGCGGGCCACCCGCATCCCTAAATCCGACCCCTTCAGTCGGTGCGCGCCCGCTCCGGCCTGAGGCCGCCGCCTCCAGAAAGTTTTCCCGCCTCAGAGCCGGGCCTGGGACCCCACGTAATCCCTCCCAGTCTGTTTGCTGCGGAGGCTTGGGCGCATGGAAGCCCTGGAGGCACCGATCTCACTTCCTGGCTCCCGCGCGTCCTGCCGGTGATCCTACGggggagtggggtgttgctgCACTGGGTTCGGAGTCCTGTGGGCGGAATTCCAATCTCCTGTTTTCCAGTTGATGGCTTTGGAACCTAGGGCAAGTGAATTATTAGTCTCTGGAGCTTGTGAGGTCGGGTATTCACAATGATCCTCACAAGGCTGCCGCGGGAATTGAAAAGCGCTTTTGGAGAAAGCATATGTGTTTGCAGGACATGCACTgtaatgttcttttcctttttctttgaaagaGTGAATGCATTTGGTCGCAGGGCTCAAGAGGAGGATGCTATCTGTACTTTTCTAAATggcagaggtggggagagaaggggatTAAGAGTTGACCCGCAACCTCCCGTTGGATTCTTTGTCCTTACCAGATCTCTTGGCCACTCCCCTGTTCTGAAGTCGTCTTGGCTTTCTTGACTACACTATTTCAAGGTTTGCACCTTCTTTGCAAGCTCCTTTATCTCTGCCCACTTATTTAAATGCCAATACAATAGTCCCCCTCCCCCGTTATCCCCGGGCAGTACGTTCCTAAAcccccagtggatgtctgaaaccaCAAATAGTACCGAACCCTAAATAtaactatgtttttttcttttgtatactACCTGTGACAAAGTTTATAAGTTAGGCACAGtagggcagggtgcggtggctcacacctgtaatcccagcactttgggaggccgaggtgggcggatcacttgaggccaggagttggagaccagcctgaccaacgtagtaaaaccccgtccctactaaaaatacaaaaattagccgggcgtggtggtatatgccagtaatcccagctactcaggaggctgaggtgtgaaattgcttgaacccgggaggtggaggttgcgatgagccgagatcatgccactgcactccagcctgggcaacagagcgagatcttgtctcacAAAAAATTAGGTACAGTAAAAGATTACCAACAATCTAGctagtaataaaatagaacaattacaaCAGTATATTGTAATAAAATTTGCACGCGTGTGATCTCCCTCTCAAGATAACTTGGTGTGCTGTGCTCACCTATTTTGGGACCAGGGTTGACCAGGGAATGGGAAACCTGGGATTGGGCCGGGGACTACTGTATTTTTTGAAGTCTTGTCTCAGGCTTGTTCTGTTCAAGGCTTAATCACCACCCATACATTCCTAACTTTATGTCGCCCATGTCAGCACGGCCACCCAAACACACCTTATCCATATATTCACCTGTTCAGTGAACATCTCCAAAGCATCTGTCCAATCAAGCCTGTCCCTTCAGCCACTTGCCTTCAGTACCTTTGTCTCAGGGATTAGTAGCACCATCCTGCAGTTGTTCTTCAGAAATTTTCCTGACAACTGGTAGGACAGGTTATACAACCTCTACCACCCTGACCTTACCGCTTGCTTTTATCACTTGTATCATTGTTATTAAACCTTATTTCCTTCCACACCTACTTGCTTCTTGATGGGTGGTGGTTTATGTtgttcatctctgtctctctaacatgtattcattcattcagtgagtatttattgagcacctgatatgtgccaggcactgagcaggATGCTAGAAATAAACAAGGAAACAGGGCAGACAGGAATGAATGAGTATAGTTATTCCCTTGACTCTTCAAGGTGTTCCTGGAGTGAGTTATGAATGAACTTGACCTGTAGCTCAGGCCTGGCCTGGCTCTTTGAAGCTCTTAACAGTGAGCCAGCTCCAGTGTGGACCCTGTAGGTTCTGAAGCTGAGGAGGGCTGCAGGATGGAGaagcttttcttttccctcccatAATCCTAACTGCCTGTTAGATATTTTGGGGTATTTTGCTTCTAGATTCTGGGAACGTCTAGTGCAGGGAGCAGCAGGAACTTGGCTGGGGACTGGAGTGAGAGAAGTGGTCCAGCTGGACGCTGAAGGGTATTGAGGACCCCACAGCCCTTTCTCACAGGTGCTTCCATGATATCTGTCCAAGACAAGCTGGGTGCCCTCAGTACTGTGTATCACTGTGACTCATTCAGTGTTGGCAATcaacttcacattttaaaaacagtgaaactaggccaggcaaggtggctcatgcctgtaatcccagcattttgggagactgaagcaggcggatcacttgaggtcaggagtttgagactagcctggccaacatggtgaaaccccgtctctcctaaaaaggaaaaaaaaaaatatatcagctGGGTGTGATCGCGGGTGTCtgttatcctagctactcaggggaggctgaggctggagaatcacttgaacccagaggtggaggtttcaaaaacaaaaaaaaagaaaagaaaaagggatttCACAATGTACCAAGCACTTTCCATGCGTTGTCTCATTTACTCTTTTCAACACCCTTTTGAGGAAAGAGGTGTTATATTCCCCCATTTTCcaggtgaagaaattgaggctctgGGAGGTTAGCTGATTTACTTAAGGTGAGAGAACCATTTAGGTTTGAACCTAGGGCTGTCTGGATTTAAAATTTATGCTGTTTctatagtatttctttttttgctctAAAGGAATCATGTCCATTTTCCCTATCCCGTAACGCTTAGTCCACCCACTCAAAGAAACATGGCTCTTGGCAATGCTTAGTAGAACTGAACACAGGATGGCTTGGTATAGGGGTAACTGGTACCATTTGTTTTTTCAGGAATGATCACCAAGACACACAAAGTAGACCCTGGGGtcccagagaagaaaaagaagaagaaagtggtCAAAGAACCAGAGACTCGATACTCAGTTGTAAACAATGATGATTACTTGACTGATGTTTCTTCTGTAAGAGCCACATCCCCCTCCAAGAGTGTGGTCCATGGGCAGGCACCTGAGATGCCTCcagtgaagaaaaagaagaagaaaaagacgGGTCTCAGCACCCTTTGCGAGGGGCATGTGGAACCTGAGACAATGCTGCATGCCAGACGGGCAGAGAAGTCACCCAGCCCCAGGAAGCAGGTGCTTGGCCACTTGGAGTTCCTCagtggggagaagaaaaagaagaagtcaccTCTGGCCATGTCCCATGCCTCTGGGGTGAAAACCTCCCCAGACCCTAGACAGAGTGAGGAGGAAACTAGAGTTGGCAAGAAGCTCAAAAAAcacaagaaggagaaaaagggagCCCGGGATCCCACAGCCTTCTCAGTCCAGGACCCTTGGTTCTGCGAGGCCAGGGAGGCCAGGGATGTTGCGGACACCTGCTCAGTGGGAAAGAAGGATGAGGGACAGGCAGCCTTGGGGCAGAAACGGAAGCGGAAGAGCCCCAGAGAACACAATGGgaaggtgaagaagaaaaaaaaaatccaccaggAGGAAGACACCCTCCCAGGCCACTCCAAGCCCTCCCGGTCCATGGAGAGCAGCCCTAggaaaggaagtaaaaagaagccagtcaaaGTTGAGGCTCCGGAATACATCCCCAGAAGTGATGACCCTAAGGCCTctgcaaagaaaaagatgaagtcCAAGAAGAAGGTAGAGCAGCCAGTCATCGAGGAGCCAGCTctcaaaaggaagaagaagaagaggaaagagagtggGGTAGCAGGAGACCCTTGGAAGGAGGTAGGTTTTCCTTCAGAAATGGACTCTGCCATGGGAGAATTAAGGGTGGGGCTTGGGAGGGGTGTGTAggcatgtgtgcatgtttgcACATGCACGAGTACTCATGCTTATAGCTAAAACCCTGGTTAAATTAATTTCAGCCAGAATAGGGAGTTTATTGACATATGCAATTGAAAAGGTTATGGTTAAACTAGCTTCAGGTATGGCTGGATCCAGGGGCTCATGCAGCATCATCGATAATTGCAGGTATCCTTTGCTACTGAAACCAGCCAAGTTTTCCCTGTCTGCCATCAGGGTCTGAATTAACTGGgattaattttacagatgaatccCTCGCTTTCTGAACTCTTGCCACTTGCTATCCAAAACTCAGGAACCAAGTAACATGAGGTAACAGTGCCCGTGGCTATCTGAGTATCATCAGAGCTcatatacaaaatttataaatcaaatagATTTGGGTAGCAGGAGATGCCTGTGTGAGACTTCCTCAGCTCTGGGCTTTGTAGTTTTCTATCTTGGTTTATggcccatcctcctcctcctcttccatcaCATCGTGGCTTGATGGTCCCGGCAGCTCCAGGCTTTCATCCCAGCAGTTCAGCCACCCCCAAAGGAAGAAGGTGGCCCCTGTAAAACTATGACAGAAATCTCAGGGCCACTGTCACAGGCCTCAGTTGGATCAGTCTATCCAGAAGCTCTAATCTAAAACCAaaggtggccgggtgtggtggctcatgcttataattccagcactttgggagaccaaggcaggcagatcacttgaggccaggagttcgagaccagcctggccaacatggtgaaacctcgtctctactaaaaatacagaaactagctgggcatggtggcaggcgcctgtattcccagctactcatgaggctgaggcacgagaatcgcttgaacctgggaggtggaggttgcagtggtccaagatcacaccactgcattccagcctgggtgacagagtgagactgtctcaaaaaaagaaaaacttgagatGAAGGGCAGCGGGTGTCAGTCACAACTAAACCACACTGTCTGAGATGCGGGAAGGCAGTTTCTGAGAGGAAAACTGGAGTTCTGTTACCAGGAGGGAAGGAGCAGATGATGGCTTGGTGAAAACCACAGACACCCGCTGTCTTCAGCCTGCCAGGCTGCCtggagtgagagagggagacctGAGGCGAGCCGGAGGGCTGGGGGCTCCCCAGACCCACAGCCTTTCCCAGCTGAGCCCCTTCCAGGGCCAGGCCCCCATTCCCATCCTCAGGTGTGTGCGGACGTGTGGGCAGAAACAAGATGGTGTGTGTCTTGTTTCAAGGTGTGTGTCCTGCTCCAGACAGTGTCCAGCCCTTCCGTGTGGCCGGTGGCTGACATTTCttgagtgcttactgtatgcCCAGACTGCCATGTATCAACCCATTTCATCCTCCTACCTGTCTAGTGAGGTAGCTGCTGTGGGCACCCCCATTtaacagatcaggaaactgaggctccagagaCTTAATACCTTGTCTAAGGTCAGGCAGCTGGCAagaggtggagctgggattcaaactcagctAGTCTGGCTTCTGAAGTTAGCATTTATCCCTTCTCAGAAATCATCTATGTAATCTCTTATAGAAGCAGGTATTAGTAGAGCCCCAGAAATGACCGTCTTCTATTAGCATAAACCCCAGAttctcttcccaactctgcagCAATCTGCTGGGTGACCTTGAACCAGCCATTGCTTGGttagagggggaagggaggggaggggtggccTCCATATCAAAGGCCTCCAGGTGTTAGCTTTGGTTGCGGGATTTCTCCAGCTTTGCACTAGTCCATTAGCCTTGGTTTTACCAGCATCTTCCTTTATTCAGAAACTTGGAGTTGGGAGGAACCCTAGAAGCTTGGGCCCAGCCACCATCAGACTCTAGAATCCCGTCTCCCAGGAGCTCAGTGAAAGGGAGTTCCCTCTGCTTAACATCTGTGAGGGGGACTGTACCTCCCACAGCAGCCCACCCAGTCCGGCAAATGCACATGTGTTCCGGGCCTGGATGAGTGATGGGAATGGAGAGGGCCTCCAGGGTCATCACACACGTGACGCTAGGTGCCAGGCAGAGCCCACTTCTCAAGTGAGGACGCATGAAATGTCAGCATTTGTCATTACCGAAGAACCCCAAGAGAGTGGCTGGCCTGAGGTCTCGCTGTTGGAGGGTGTCTTcagggccaaggcgggtg
This genomic interval carries:
- the KNOP1 gene encoding lysine-rich nucleolar protein 1 isoform X1, whose product is MITKTHKVDPGVPEKKKKKKVVKEPETRYSVVNNDDYLTDVSSVRATSPSKSVVHGQAPEMPPVKKKKKKKTGLSTLCEGHVEPETMLHARRAEKSPSPRKQVLGHLEFLSGEKKKKKSPLAMSHASGVKTSPDPRQSEEETRVGKKLKKHKKEKKGARDPTAFSVQDPWFCEAREARDVADTCSVGKKDEGQAALGQKRKRKSPREHNGKVKKKKKIHQEEDTLPGHSKPSRSMESSPRKGSKKKPVKVEAPEYIPRSDDPKASAKKKMKSKKKVEQPVIEEPALKRKKKKRKESGVAGDPWKEETDTDLEVVLEKKGNMDEAHIDQVRRKALQEEIDRESGKTEASETRKWTGTQFGQWDTAGFENEDQKLKFLRLMGGFKNLSPPFNRAPSTTARPNMALSKKAADSLQQNLQRDYDRAMSWKYSHSRGAGLGFSTAPNKIFYIDRNASKSVKLED
- the KNOP1 gene encoding lysine-rich nucleolar protein 1 isoform X2 — translated: MITKTHKVDPGVPEKKKKKKVVKEPETRYSVVNNDDYLTDVSSVRATSPSKSVVHGQAPEMPPVKKKKKKKTGLSTLCEGHVEPETMLHARRAEKSPSPRKQVLGHLEFLSGEKKKKKSPLAMSHASGVKTSPDPRQSEEETRVGKKLKKHKKEKKGARDPTAFSVQDPWFCEAREARDVADTCSVGKKDEGQAALGQKRKRKSPREHNGKVKKKKKIHQEEDTLPGHSKPSRSMESSPRKGSKKKPVKVEAPEYIPRSDDPKASAKKKMKSKKKVEQPVIEEPALKRKKKKRKESGVAGDPWKEVRRKALQEEIDRESGKTEASETRKWTGTQFGQWDTAGFENEDQKLKFLRLMGGFKNLSPPFNRAPSTTARPNMALSKKAADSLQQNLQRDYDRAMSWKYSHSRGAGLGFSTAPNKIFYIDRNASKSVKLED